From a single Microcoleus sp. FACHB-672 genomic region:
- the trpB gene encoding tryptophan synthase subunit beta, translating to MTATPLSSNAQIDASSDAQRPDSLGRFGRFGGKYVPETLMPALTELEAAFKQYCHDADFQAELQQLLRDYVGRPSPLYFAERLTSHYARPDGSGPQIYLKREDLNHTGAHKINNAIAQALLAKRMGKQRIIAETGAGQHGVATATVCARFGLDCVIYMGVHDMERQALNVFRMRLMGAEVRPVAAGTGTLKDATSEAIRDWVTNVESTHYILGSVAGPHPYPMMVRDFHDVIGLETRAQCLEKWGGLPDILLACVGGGSNAMGLFHEFVSESEVRLIGVEAAGEGVETDKHAATLTRGQVGVLHGAMSYLLQDDDGQVVEAHSISAGLDYPGVGPEHSYLKDLGRAEYYSVTDEQALDAFKRLSLLEGIIPALETAHAIAYLETLCPQLAGNPRIVINCSGRGDKDVHTVAKFLNPA from the coding sequence GTGACCGCTACCCCCCTTTCCTCCAACGCCCAAATCGATGCCTCCAGCGACGCCCAAAGACCTGACTCATTAGGTCGCTTTGGTCGCTTTGGCGGCAAGTATGTGCCTGAAACCTTAATGCCGGCTTTGACTGAGTTAGAAGCCGCATTTAAGCAATATTGCCATGATGCCGATTTTCAAGCAGAACTTCAGCAACTGTTGCGCGACTATGTGGGACGCCCCAGCCCTCTGTATTTCGCTGAACGTCTCACCAGTCATTACGCCCGTCCCGATGGCAGTGGCCCTCAAATTTACCTCAAACGGGAAGACTTAAACCACACCGGCGCTCATAAAATTAACAATGCTATCGCTCAAGCATTGTTGGCAAAGCGCATGGGCAAACAGCGCATCATTGCCGAAACAGGTGCCGGTCAGCATGGCGTCGCCACAGCCACCGTGTGCGCCCGGTTTGGTCTGGATTGCGTGATTTATATGGGCGTTCACGATATGGAACGACAAGCCCTTAACGTATTTCGGATGCGCTTAATGGGGGCAGAAGTGCGCCCCGTAGCAGCCGGCACCGGCACCCTCAAAGATGCTACATCAGAAGCCATTCGCGACTGGGTGACGAACGTAGAAAGCACCCACTATATCCTCGGTTCAGTGGCCGGCCCTCATCCCTACCCGATGATGGTGCGTGACTTCCATGATGTCATTGGCTTGGAAACCCGCGCCCAATGTCTGGAGAAATGGGGAGGACTGCCGGATATTCTCCTCGCCTGTGTAGGCGGCGGTTCCAATGCAATGGGACTATTTCACGAATTTGTTAGTGAATCCGAAGTGCGGTTAATTGGCGTTGAAGCTGCCGGTGAGGGCGTTGAGACAGACAAACACGCCGCCACCTTAACACGCGGACAAGTCGGTGTTTTGCACGGCGCAATGAGCTATTTACTGCAAGATGACGATGGTCAGGTTGTGGAAGCCCATTCAATTAGCGCCGGCTTAGATTATCCCGGTGTCGGGCCAGAACACAGCTATTTAAAGGATCTCGGTCGCGCTGAATATTACAGCGTTACGGATGAACAAGCTTTAGACGCCTTTAAGCGCTTGTCTCTACTCGAAGGAATTATCCCAGCCTTAGAAACCGCCCACGCGATCGCTTACTTAGAAACCCTTTGCCCTCAACTTGCCGGTAATCCCCGCATCGTGATTAACTGTTCCGGTCGCGGCGATAAAGATGTGCACACGGTTGCCAAATTCCTCAATCCAGCTTAA
- a CDS encoding CAP domain-containing protein yields MFAGGCVVVLDSSKTPKEEPTQPVTTTAPESASKPLTATEFAALEQSIHDQVNQYRASQKLPPLKLDPRISEVCRQHSKGMASEGVPFGHEGFEQRANAIEKSIAYRSVAENVAYNFGYSNPGKQAVEGWIKSPGHQKNMVGDFDLTGIGIVKNAKGEYYFTQIFVRRQ; encoded by the coding sequence TTGTTTGCCGGTGGCTGTGTTGTCGTCCTCGACAGCTCTAAAACCCCAAAAGAAGAACCTACACAGCCGGTGACAACAACCGCACCCGAATCAGCGTCTAAACCCTTAACAGCCACCGAATTTGCTGCCTTGGAACAGTCAATTCATGACCAAGTGAATCAGTATCGCGCCTCCCAGAAATTGCCGCCGCTGAAGCTCGATCCTCGAATCAGCGAAGTGTGCCGGCAACACAGCAAAGGAATGGCTAGCGAGGGCGTTCCCTTTGGCCATGAAGGATTTGAGCAAAGAGCCAACGCAATTGAGAAAAGCATTGCTTATCGCTCAGTTGCAGAAAATGTTGCCTATAATTTTGGCTATAGCAATCCCGGTAAACAAGCCGTTGAAGGATGGATTAAGAGTCCGGGGCATCAGAAAAATATGGTAGGTGATTTTGATTTAACCGGCATCGGCATTGTTAAAAATGCGAAAGGAGAATATTACTTTACTCAGATTTTTGTGCGCCGGCAGTAA
- a CDS encoding methyltransferase domain-containing protein: protein MNTQIEHSLLPKANHDELARQNFVASLKVYVSRNITAGNKIVYEKVAKPKFEKEHQRAPQNRHEIRRLMENESYYRWWSALRRTTQEMLWDSVNSSIERQLPELVECARRQGNKLGSLTLNPELTIPAYQTAVDIHCMPGGYQGEFTEDDVAAGALYDRGVYLYVLGQLGPLNDDMGQSVVQNYLKKQYPDFQPARILDLGCTVGHSTLPYVDAYPDAEVYAIDTGAALLRYAHARAEAMGKRVHFSQQNAERTNFADGSFDLIVSHILLHEMPVSAIRNVLQECYRLLAPGGMMVHAEAPLYGNMEAFNAFMFDWETKNNNEPFWSAMRDLDWMEVAVGAGFESEKVIQSSAANGVWKEKMAGGKSQNDGFGRRGSWLILAASK from the coding sequence ATGAACACACAAATTGAGCATTCTTTACTTCCAAAAGCGAACCACGATGAGCTGGCACGACAAAATTTTGTGGCAAGTTTGAAAGTTTATGTATCTAGAAATATTACAGCGGGAAATAAGATTGTTTATGAAAAAGTAGCAAAACCTAAGTTTGAGAAAGAACACCAACGTGCGCCACAAAACCGTCATGAAATTCGGCGGCTGATGGAAAATGAATCTTACTATCGCTGGTGGAGTGCTTTGCGGCGCACGACTCAGGAGATGCTGTGGGATTCTGTAAACAGCAGTATTGAGCGCCAACTGCCTGAATTGGTAGAGTGTGCTCGCCGGCAAGGAAATAAGCTTGGTTCATTAACATTAAATCCCGAACTGACGATTCCCGCTTACCAAACTGCCGTAGATATTCACTGTATGCCGGGAGGGTATCAAGGCGAATTTACAGAAGATGATGTGGCTGCCGGCGCGTTATATGATCGCGGGGTTTATTTGTATGTCTTAGGACAGTTAGGCCCATTGAATGATGATATGGGTCAGTCTGTGGTTCAAAATTATTTGAAAAAGCAATATCCTGACTTTCAACCGGCACGCATTCTTGATTTGGGTTGTACAGTGGGTCACAGCACTTTGCCTTATGTGGATGCTTACCCGGATGCGGAAGTCTATGCGATCGATACCGGCGCGGCGCTGTTGCGTTATGCTCATGCACGGGCAGAGGCAATGGGTAAGCGCGTTCACTTCTCGCAGCAAAATGCTGAGCGTACTAACTTTGCCGATGGGTCATTTGATTTAATTGTTTCCCATATTCTGTTACATGAAATGCCGGTGTCTGCGATTCGTAATGTTTTGCAAGAGTGTTACCGGCTGCTGGCTCCCGGTGGGATGATGGTTCATGCTGAGGCTCCCCTCTATGGCAATATGGAAGCCTTTAATGCTTTCATGTTCGATTGGGAAACCAAGAATAACAACGAACCATTCTGGAGTGCGATGCGGGATCTCGACTGGATGGAAGTCGCTGTTGGTGCCGGTTTTGAGAGCGAAAAGGTGATTCAATCCTCTGCTGCTAATGGTGTCTGGAAAGAAAAGATGGCCGGTGGCAAGTCTCAAAATGACGGTTTTGGCCGGCGCGGCAGTTGGTTGATTTTAGCTGCTAGCAAATAA
- a CDS encoding ribonuclease D produces the protein MEDFQVCERDLSDAYLSQYLEAEALAVDTETMGLLPWRDRLCLVQLCDPQGRVTVVRIERGQKEAPNLKKLMEATGILKVFHFARFDMATMRHNLGIEVAPVFCTKIASKLARTYTPKHGLKEVVQELERVELDKSAQSSDWGNAANLSENQLSYAANDVRYLLSVQQKLMGMLQREERWELAQQCFQSLPVFVSLDLLQYKDIFEH, from the coding sequence TTGGAAGATTTTCAGGTTTGCGAACGTGATCTTTCTGATGCCTATTTATCTCAGTATTTAGAAGCTGAAGCGCTGGCAGTCGATACGGAAACAATGGGATTGTTACCTTGGCGAGATCGCTTGTGTTTGGTGCAACTGTGCGATCCTCAAGGTCGGGTAACGGTGGTTCGCATTGAGCGAGGACAGAAAGAAGCGCCGAATTTAAAAAAGCTGATGGAAGCCACCGGCATTCTCAAAGTCTTTCATTTTGCTCGTTTTGACATGGCAACAATGCGCCACAATTTGGGTATTGAGGTTGCGCCGGTGTTCTGCACGAAGATAGCGAGTAAGCTTGCTAGAACCTACACCCCGAAACATGGTCTTAAAGAAGTGGTGCAAGAACTCGAACGGGTGGAACTCGACAAAAGCGCTCAAAGTTCTGACTGGGGAAATGCTGCCAACCTTTCTGAGAATCAGCTCAGTTATGCGGCGAATGATGTGCGCTATTTGCTCAGTGTTCAGCAAAAATTGATGGGGATGCTGCAACGGGAAGAACGCTGGGAACTAGCGCAGCAGTGCTTTCAGTCCTTGCCGGTGTTCGTTTCCTTAGATTTGCTGCAATACAAGGATATTTTTGAGCATTAA
- a CDS encoding rhodanese-like domain-containing protein, which produces MPNFFGLIPIPPPLQAKSLVYDLKDRLDWGDPALTIIDVRERNLFNTSRITGAISMPASELVERAFTALERSRDIYLYGETDEETAEAAEQLRSAGYDNVSELRGGVAAWKAVGFPIESILQRPNI; this is translated from the coding sequence ATGCCTAACTTCTTCGGCCTCATCCCCATCCCGCCGCCACTGCAAGCCAAATCCCTGGTTTATGACCTCAAAGATCGGCTCGACTGGGGTGATCCAGCATTAACGATTATTGATGTGCGAGAGCGCAACCTATTTAATACCAGTCGCATCACCGGCGCGATTTCCATGCCGGCGAGCGAATTGGTCGAACGTGCCTTCACAGCGCTTGAACGCAGTCGCGATATCTACCTCTATGGTGAAACCGACGAGGAAACCGCCGAAGCTGCCGAGCAACTGCGCTCAGCCGGCTATGACAACGTATCTGAACTCAGAGGTGGCGTTGCCGCATGGAAAGCAGTCGGCTTTCCCATTGAGTCAATTCTTCAGAGACCCAACATTTAA
- a CDS encoding rhodanese-like domain-containing protein, giving the protein MKNIPDQIQDAKEKMPNVTPTPPGLKAQSSAHDLKARLEWGEPALTILDVRERTAYNKGHIMGAMPFPKEDLVERAKSSLEPSRDIYIYGGSDAETAEAANLLRSAGFTNVAEITGGLDAWRAIAGSTEGTDDAKDPAPDEAYNVASNLKHHAETQSNDV; this is encoded by the coding sequence ATGAAAAATATTCCCGATCAAATTCAAGATGCCAAAGAAAAAATGCCCAATGTGACCCCGACCCCCCCAGGACTGAAAGCCCAGTCCTCTGCACACGATCTCAAAGCTCGTTTGGAGTGGGGTGAGCCGGCTTTGACGATTCTGGATGTGCGTGAGCGGACTGCTTACAATAAGGGGCACATTATGGGAGCAATGCCGTTTCCAAAGGAGGACTTGGTAGAGCGGGCTAAATCTAGTCTAGAACCCAGCCGCGACATTTATATTTATGGCGGCTCCGACGCAGAAACCGCCGAAGCTGCAAATCTGTTGCGTTCAGCTGGGTTTACCAATGTGGCAGAAATAACAGGTGGCTTGGATGCATGGAGAGCAATTGCCGGCTCCACAGAAGGCACTGATGACGCAAAAGATCCGGCTCCCGATGAAGCCTACAACGTCGCATCAAACCTCAAGCATCATGCAGAGACGCAATCAAATGATGTTTAA
- a CDS encoding general stress protein — MVVSEQRRAVGVFSERQQAEQALNELKASNFSMDKVSLIAKETEEGDQVSGTQVSERIGNQNVESGTAVVADAATSSAWGSVLVGLGSLAIPGLGPLIAAGSVGVALVTTLAGIGLGTLATGNLVKALTDLGISQESASAYADSLEQGNYLVIVDGTQEEIGRAEAVFSNGGIQNWGIYNSPQV; from the coding sequence ATGGTAGTAAGCGAGCAAAGGCGTGCAGTAGGAGTCTTTTCTGAACGGCAACAGGCAGAGCAAGCACTCAATGAATTGAAAGCTTCAAACTTTTCGATGGACAAAGTTTCCTTGATTGCCAAGGAGACAGAGGAAGGCGACCAGGTGAGCGGTACTCAAGTCAGCGAACGCATTGGCAATCAAAATGTCGAAAGTGGAACAGCCGTAGTTGCCGATGCGGCAACAAGCAGTGCTTGGGGTAGCGTACTTGTTGGCTTAGGAAGTTTGGCAATTCCCGGACTCGGCCCTTTGATCGCCGCCGGTTCCGTTGGGGTAGCACTCGTAACAACCTTAGCCGGCATTGGTTTGGGAACCCTGGCAACGGGTAATTTAGTTAAAGCACTAACTGATTTAGGCATTTCCCAAGAATCAGCAAGCGCTTATGCAGATAGCCTGGAACAAGGCAATTACTTGGTCATCGTCGATGGCACACAAGAAGAGATTGGTCGTGCGGAAGCCGTTTTTAGTAATGGTGGAATTCAAAATTGGGGCATTTATAATTCCCCACAGGTTTAG
- the mutL gene encoding DNA mismatch repair endonuclease MutL, giving the protein MAQRIQPLPAEVVHLIAAGEVIDSLAAVVRELVENALDAGATRIAVSVWPEQWRVRVADNGTGMDLANLQCCATAHSTSKIHSSEDLWKITSLGFRGEALHSLAQLADLEILSRPTNPAKEQGSWRVVYNSQGEPIQIEPAAIAYGTVVDVCNLFGTWQARRQGLPSPAQQLRLVQLTIHQLALCHPHVNWQVEQNERRWFNLTPGQTPQYILPQLLRDVRWDDLHQLKVEVPAPSETEAETFPLSPSQSLELVLGLPDRCHRRRPDWVKVAINGRMVRTPELEQTLLSSFARTLPRDRYPVCFLHLRISPEGIDWNRHPAKAEIYLQHLSYWQEQIAGATLTALQLSRANLPAAGQERVSKLLKASEEKGIYSAGRSIEPAQSQEMLPTRLYLRAIAQVHNTYILAEHSGGLWLVEQHIAHERVLYEQLCDRWHLVPLEAPAILSQLTPKQVEQLQRIGIEVDLFGEQVWAVRTAPALLAEREDCTEALRELSSGDLQAAQVATACRSAIRNGTPLSLPEMQTLLDRWQSTRHPRTCPHGRPIYLSLEETDLARFFRRHWVIGKSHGI; this is encoded by the coding sequence ATGGCTCAGCGTATCCAACCTCTACCAGCAGAAGTTGTTCATCTTATCGCCGCCGGTGAAGTCATTGACTCCCTGGCGGCTGTCGTGCGGGAATTAGTGGAAAATGCCCTAGATGCCGGCGCGACACGCATTGCGGTTTCAGTTTGGCCGGAACAATGGCGTGTGCGGGTGGCAGACAATGGCACCGGCATGGATTTGGCTAACTTGCAATGCTGTGCCACTGCCCACAGTACCAGCAAAATCCATAGCAGCGAGGATCTCTGGAAAATTACCAGTTTGGGGTTTCGCGGGGAAGCGTTGCACAGTTTGGCCCAGTTGGCCGATTTGGAGATTTTAAGCCGGCCCACAAATCCGGCGAAAGAGCAAGGCAGTTGGCGCGTTGTCTATAACTCCCAAGGCGAACCGATTCAAATTGAGCCGGCAGCCATTGCTTATGGGACTGTGGTGGATGTCTGCAATCTATTCGGCACTTGGCAAGCGCGGCGGCAAGGTTTACCCTCGCCGGCACAACAGTTGCGATTGGTACAACTCACGATTCACCAACTGGCACTGTGCCACCCCCATGTCAACTGGCAAGTCGAGCAAAACGAGCGCCGGTGGTTTAATTTAACTCCCGGTCAAACCCCACAATACATCCTGCCGCAGTTGTTACGGGATGTGCGCTGGGATGATTTGCACCAGTTGAAAGTTGAAGTGCCGGCACCTTCAGAAACCGAAGCCGAAACTTTCCCCCTATCACCCTCTCAATCTTTAGAATTAGTCCTCGGTTTGCCTGATCGCTGCCACCGCCGGCGTCCTGACTGGGTGAAAGTTGCCATAAATGGGCGAATGGTGCGAACACCGGAACTTGAGCAAACCCTGCTTAGCAGTTTTGCACGAACACTGCCGCGCGATCGCTATCCGGTTTGTTTCCTGCATTTGCGGATTTCCCCGGAGGGAATTGACTGGAACCGGCACCCCGCGAAGGCGGAAATTTATTTGCAGCATTTGAGTTATTGGCAAGAACAGATTGCTGGTGCCACCCTGACGGCGCTACAACTCAGTCGCGCAAATTTGCCGGCTGCCGGTCAAGAACGGGTGAGCAAATTGCTCAAGGCATCAGAAGAGAAGGGGATTTATAGTGCCGGTCGTTCGATTGAGCCGGCACAAAGTCAAGAGATGTTGCCAACACGTCTCTATCTGCGTGCGATCGCCCAAGTTCACAACACCTATATCTTGGCGGAACATTCAGGCGGCTTGTGGTTAGTCGAACAGCACATCGCGCACGAGCGGGTTTTGTATGAACAGTTGTGTGATCGTTGGCACCTCGTCCCCTTGGAAGCGCCGGCAATTCTTAGCCAACTAACGCCTAAACAGGTCGAACAATTGCAACGCATTGGCATAGAAGTTGATTTATTTGGCGAACAAGTTTGGGCAGTTCGCACCGCGCCGGCACTGTTAGCTGAACGAGAGGATTGTACAGAAGCGTTGCGGGAACTGAGTTCTGGTGATTTGCAAGCCGCTCAAGTTGCTACTGCCTGCCGTAGTGCGATTCGTAACGGCACGCCTCTGAGTTTGCCGGAAATGCAAACCCTTTTAGATCGCTGGCAAAGTACGCGTCATCCCCGCACTTGTCCCCACGGACGACCGATTTATTTATCTTTAGAAGAGACAGATCTCGCCCGTTTTTTCCGCCGGCATTGGGTGATTGGCAAAAGTCACGGAATTTAA
- a CDS encoding GNAT family N-acetyltransferase: MIIIRPETSDDFAGIYEVNKLAFGQEGEAQLVDAIRRSDNFNPELSLVAIQDEKIVGHLLFSDIIIQTENKDVPALALAPLAVHPEFQNQGIGSQLIQQGLKDCQRLGHKIVVVVGHPNYYTRFGFSPARAKGLEAPFPVPDEAFMVLELAPAALEGITGMVKYPPAFDDV, from the coding sequence ATGATAATAATACGCCCTGAAACCTCCGATGATTTTGCAGGAATTTACGAAGTCAATAAGCTGGCATTCGGACAAGAAGGCGAAGCTCAACTCGTTGACGCAATTCGACGGTCAGATAACTTTAATCCAGAGCTATCTCTTGTTGCAATTCAAGATGAAAAAATTGTTGGTCACTTGCTATTTAGTGATATAATTATTCAAACAGAAAACAAAGATGTGCCGGCATTAGCGTTAGCGCCTTTAGCGGTTCATCCAGAATTTCAAAATCAAGGGATTGGCTCTCAACTAATTCAGCAGGGATTAAAAGATTGCCAGCGTTTAGGGCATAAAATTGTTGTTGTTGTAGGTCATCCCAATTACTACACGCGCTTTGGGTTTTCTCCGGCTAGAGCAAAAGGATTAGAAGCGCCCTTTCCAGTTCCCGATGAGGCATTTATGGTGCTGGAACTCGCACCGGCAGCCTTGGAAGGAATTACGGGAATGGTTAAATATCCACCGGCATTTGATGATGTTTAA
- a CDS encoding GNAT family N-acetyltransferase, which yields MQIIDLSPDDDKIIQQLAGWLVEQWPNSWPDIKSGLQEVRESLGEDRISRVAVDETGSVLGWIGGISQYNGNVWELHPLIVSKTCRGRGIGSALIADLETLVRERAGLTIWVGTDDEENQTTLSGVDLYSNPWEKITNIKNLVGHPYEFYQKCGFTIVGVMPDANGLGKPDIYMAKPVKQK from the coding sequence ATGCAAATAATTGATCTGTCTCCGGATGACGATAAAATCATTCAGCAGCTAGCCGGTTGGCTGGTTGAGCAGTGGCCCAATAGCTGGCCAGATATAAAAAGTGGTCTGCAAGAGGTGCGTGAATCTTTGGGAGAGGACAGAATTAGCCGCGTCGCGGTTGATGAAACCGGCAGCGTTTTAGGATGGATTGGGGGAATTTCGCAATACAACGGTAATGTATGGGAATTACACCCTTTAATTGTAAGCAAAACTTGTCGAGGTCGGGGAATTGGCAGTGCGTTGATTGCTGATTTAGAAACGCTGGTAAGAGAACGTGCCGGCCTGACAATTTGGGTGGGTACTGATGATGAGGAGAATCAAACAACGCTTTCAGGTGTTGATTTATACTCTAATCCTTGGGAAAAAATTACGAATATAAAAAACTTAGTCGGTCATCCCTATGAGTTTTATCAAAAATGCGGGTTTACGATTGTAGGGGTAATGCCAGATGCTAATGGGCTGGGAAAACCAGATATTTACATGGCAAAGCCGGTGAAACAAAAGTAA
- a CDS encoding pentapeptide repeat-containing protein, giving the protein MQLRFFASLLLLSAFWLGMPAQAANPKHVEQLLKTNQCPKCDLKGADLKGAQLAGANLSEANLSESNLEAANLRGANLRGVQLQSALLRGAILEEANLENAKMRDAKMRDAKLRRANLSYARLRDARLRGADLTEAKLFATFLNNVVLIDAKLKLAKLEGADLTGAKLNQADLDTANLDSANLTNADLSAAYLPDADLRGANLSNANLAGAKLMSAGLVRAKLNNADLSLTNLSRANLSYTDLSGAKLINANLTKAVITKANLTGADLTGANLSNTYLYQANLERANLTSANLERANLASANLKDANLDKANLTNANVTGTSLSER; this is encoded by the coding sequence ATGCAACTGAGATTTTTTGCGAGTCTACTGCTTTTGAGTGCTTTTTGGTTAGGGATGCCGGCGCAAGCAGCAAATCCCAAACACGTTGAACAGTTACTTAAAACCAATCAGTGTCCTAAGTGTGACTTAAAGGGTGCGGATCTTAAAGGTGCTCAACTAGCCGGCGCTAATTTAAGTGAGGCGAATTTAAGTGAGAGTAACTTGGAAGCCGCTAACTTAAGGGGTGCGAATTTGCGGGGTGTTCAACTTCAGTCTGCTTTACTGCGGGGTGCCATTTTGGAGGAAGCAAACCTGGAAAATGCCAAGATGAGAGATGCCAAAATGAGGGATGCCAAGCTTAGGCGTGCTAACCTCAGTTACGCTAGGCTTCGTGATGCCAGACTCCGAGGTGCTGATCTTACAGAAGCTAAGTTGTTCGCAACTTTCTTGAATAATGTTGTTTTAATAGATGCGAAACTCAAGTTAGCGAAGTTAGAGGGTGCAGATTTAACGGGTGCTAAACTCAATCAGGCAGACTTGGATACTGCGAATTTAGATAGTGCTAATTTAACGAATGCTGATTTAAGCGCCGCCTACCTTCCTGATGCCGATCTTAGGGGTGCTAACTTAAGTAATGCAAATCTAGCCGGCGCTAAATTAATGTCTGCCGGCTTAGTTAGGGCAAAACTCAATAATGCTGACCTTAGTTTAACAAATTTAAGCCGCGCAAACTTAAGTTATACCGACTTAAGCGGTGCAAAATTAATCAATGCCAACTTAACGAAAGCAGTAATCACTAAAGCCAACCTGACAGGTGCGGATCTAACAGGTGCGAACCTTAGCAATACTTATTTATATCAAGCAAACTTAGAACGTGCAAACCTCACGAGTGCAAATTTAGAACGTGCCAACTTAGCCAGTGCTAATTTAAAAGATGCCAATTTAGATAAAGCCAATTTAACCAACGCCAACGTCACCGGCACAAGTTTAAGTGAGCGCTAA
- a CDS encoding PQQ-binding-like beta-propeller repeat protein: protein MLLSRKNFNKRAIQLLLASSISPLIFKEFKAQKSVGTPVSANTVNADPLSEAVNRQVNNILTDMNPEIELLIPTYLGNEKRRFYGRGTPEGLNLLDRFELGSGITAFRGYGTWSGAGWTGQPTITKDRGKTYLVIGAYDHSLRKIDIETNEVVWRYKYDDILKGSSTIYIDPTASEENRIVVLQGSRLGVRNSLFTSAPVPSFRAISFRTGKELWKLNIRKTASYSRDNDSSPIDLGSGVIFNAGENAIGYFLNSSTRTAAKKDGIIQPQILDEVQLYQPADIGRHSGNLVAESSPAVLKDRIYMAAGSGHIYGISIKDRKIVWDFYTGSDMDGTVAISKDEKLFCAIEKQYIPGNGGVLKLNPAKKESESVEWFFPTNNARLDDWKGGIIGSVALNDEYRTEEMPALFATCAIDGNVYIGSQTTTTGQKVKGPLLDKEYNTPLIVFKQRIGGSISTPIFTDGNKLIAACYSGVYLFNLYFEPANPNDKNALKNSKGEFYRVIVEEAARFKPEASFESTPIVWDGLIRICARDGWMYTLG from the coding sequence ATGCTTTTATCAAGAAAAAATTTTAATAAACGAGCGATCCAACTACTGCTAGCAAGCTCCATCTCTCCGTTAATTTTCAAAGAATTTAAAGCGCAGAAATCTGTGGGAACTCCAGTCAGTGCGAATACGGTCAATGCCGACCCACTTTCAGAGGCAGTTAACCGTCAAGTGAATAATATTCTCACTGACATGAACCCAGAAATAGAACTTTTAATTCCCACCTATTTAGGGAATGAAAAGCGAAGATTTTATGGGAGGGGAACTCCGGAAGGACTGAATCTGCTTGATCGATTTGAACTGGGAAGTGGGATAACAGCTTTTAGAGGGTATGGAACCTGGAGTGGTGCCGGCTGGACAGGACAGCCAACTATTACCAAAGATCGCGGGAAAACCTATTTGGTTATTGGGGCATACGATCACAGCTTAAGAAAAATAGATATTGAAACAAATGAAGTGGTGTGGAGATATAAATATGATGATATTTTAAAAGGGTCTTCAACGATTTATATTGACCCAACAGCGAGCGAAGAAAATCGAATTGTGGTTCTACAGGGAAGCCGACTGGGAGTCAGAAATTCTTTATTTACATCGGCACCTGTACCTAGTTTTCGAGCAATTTCCTTTAGAACCGGCAAGGAACTTTGGAAACTAAATATTAGAAAAACGGCGAGTTATAGTAGAGATAACGATAGCAGCCCAATTGATTTGGGCAGTGGCGTGATATTTAATGCCGGTGAAAATGCGATTGGCTATTTTCTGAACAGCTCAACACGTACCGCTGCTAAAAAAGATGGCATCATTCAGCCACAAATTTTGGATGAAGTTCAACTTTATCAGCCGGCAGACATTGGCAGACATTCGGGAAACTTAGTTGCGGAATCCTCACCGGCAGTTCTCAAAGATAGAATTTATATGGCTGCCGGTTCTGGACACATTTATGGAATTAGTATTAAAGACCGTAAAATAGTTTGGGACTTTTATACAGGTTCTGACATGGATGGAACTGTTGCCATCTCCAAAGATGAAAAACTTTTTTGCGCCATAGAAAAACAATACATTCCCGGTAACGGCGGTGTTTTAAAACTCAATCCAGCCAAGAAAGAAAGTGAATCTGTTGAATGGTTCTTTCCTACCAATAACGCTCGCTTAGACGATTGGAAAGGAGGAATCATTGGTTCCGTTGCATTAAATGATGAATACCGCACAGAAGAAATGCCGGCACTCTTTGCCACCTGTGCCATTGATGGAAACGTCTATATCGGTTCTCAAACCACCACAACCGGCCAAAAAGTTAAAGGGCCATTGCTAGATAAAGAATATAATACGCCATTAATCGTATTTAAACAAAGAATAGGCGGCTCAATTTCAACCCCCATCTTTACTGATGGGAATAAACTGATTGCTGCCTGTTACAGTGGCGTGTATTTATTTAATCTTTATTTTGAGCCGGCAAACCCAAATGATAAAAACGCCCTCAAAAACTCCAAAGGAGAATTTTATCGCGTTATCGTCGAAGAAGCTGCCAGATTTAAGCCAGAAGCCTCTTTTGAATCGACCCCAATTGTTTGGGATGGTCTCATTAGAATTTGCGCCAGAGATGGTTGGATGTATACATTAGGCTAA